In Pseudoalteromonas tetraodonis, the genomic window GGCGCATCTGGGTCTTTATTAATGGCCACAATAATTTTTGAGTCTTTCATGCCTGCTAAATGCTGAATGGCACCACTTATACCTACGGCAATATATAAATTAGGCGCAACAATTTTACCTGTTTGACCTACTTGCATGTCGTTAGGGACAAAGCCTGCATCAACCGCTGCACGTGAAGCGCCAATTGCAGCTCCCAGTTTATCGGCAATACCATTAAGAAGTGCAAAGTTTTCACCATTTTGCATACCTCGACCACCTGAAATAACTACATCAGCTGCAGTGAGCTCTGGGCGTTCAGATTCAGTTTGTTCAACACTAACAAAACTACTTAACTGTGAATCAGAGACCGTATCTAAGGTTGTGACATTAGCTGGTGCTTGTTCGCCTTGTAAATCAAAGCTACTTGCACGCACGGTGATCACTTTTTTACTATCGAGCGATTTAACCGTTGCTATGGCATTTCCCGCATAGATTGGGCGTTTAAACGTGTCTGCGTCAATAACATCAGTAATTTCTGAAATTTGTGCAACATCTAATAATGCGGCAACACGCGGCATAAAGTTTTTACCTGTCGTTGTGGCACTTGCCACGATATGGCT contains:
- a CDS encoding electron transfer flavoprotein subunit alpha/FixB family protein; amino-acid sequence: MKTLVIAEHDNGALKPETSKTINAAKKLGFDVDVLLAGINLGAMSESLASIEGVTNVLLADNAVYEHQLAESMTDLVLSLADEYSHIVASATTTGKNFMPRVAALLDVAQISEITDVIDADTFKRPIYAGNAIATVKSLDSKKVITVRASSFDLQGEQAPANVTTLDTVSDSQLSSFVSVEQTESERPELTAADVVISGGRGMQNGENFALLNGIADKLGAAIGASRAAVDAGFVPNDMQVGQTGKIVAPNLYIAVGISGAIQHLAGMKDSKIIVAINKDPDAPIFQVADYGLVADLFDVLPELEQAL